ACCACGCGGAGAGCTTTCCCAGCACCCTCGACGGTGGCTGCACGGACGACGGCGATGGCTGCCCCGACGGCACGCCCATTCTCACCATCAACTGCGAAGTCATGATCCTGGACTCGCTGCACTTCGCGCCCCGTTCCGCCGCGGTCGCCGAGCAGGCGGAGCGCATCGTCACGGCCATCAGCACGCTCCTGGCGGTGCAAGAGTGGTCCCACCTGACCGTGCAGATCATCGGCCACGCCGACGACACCGAGCCGCCGGGCATCGGTCAACGCCGCGCCGATGCGGTGAGAGACGCCCTCGTGGCCGCTGGCGTGGACGCCGCGCGGCTCAGCACCCGCGATGCCGGCAGCACCGAGCCGAGGGCCCCCACCGCGGGTCTGCGTGGCCGCGAGCTCGCCACCGCCCGCGAGCAGAACCGCCGCGTCGGCTTCCAGATCACGCACCCACGGCGCCTGCCCGGCCGCCCCGAAGAGAGCGCGCCGTAGCTCCCCGTCTTGACGTCGCCTCGCGGGAACCGAGGTTCCCTGCTACCTCTCGGCGGAATCATGGCAGAAGACATCAAGACGCTCGTCACCTCGCTCGCGCGGAGCGCCAAGCAGGCCTCGCGTGCGCTGGCCAACGCGGACACCACCAGCAAGAACGCCGTGCTCCTGCGCGCGGCGGCGGCGCTGCGTGGACCCGAGGGCGACCTGGTCATCGCCGCCAACAAGCGTGACCTCGCGGCCGCCGTCGAGAACGGGCTGAGCCCGGCCATGATCGACCGCCTCGAGCTCACGCGCGCGCGTCTCGATGCCGTGGCGGAGGGCGTGGAAGAGATCGCCGCCCTGCCGGACCCCGTGGGCGAGCTGCTCGAGCCCCGCCGCCTGCCCAACGGGCTCGAGACCAGCCGCATGCGCATCCCGCTCGGGCTCATCGGCATCATCTACGAGTCACGCCCCAACGTCACCGCCGACGCGGCGGCGCTCTGCATCAAGAGCGGCAACGCCGTCATCCTGCGCGGCGGCTCCGAGGCGTTCCACAGCAACACGGCCATCGCCGAGATCTTCGGCACGGCCCTCGAGGCCGAGGGGCTCCCGCGGGACTGCGCGGCGCTGCTGCCCACCACGGCCCGCGAGGCCACCCTGGTGCTCATCCAGCTGGACGGCGTGGTGGACATGGTCATCCCGCGGGGCGGCGAGAGCCTCATCCGCTTTGTGGCCGAGAACGCCCGCGTCCCAGTCATTCGCCACTACAAGGGCGTCTGCCACGTGTTCATCGACCGGGAGGCCGACCTCGAGATGGGCGTGCGCATCGCCGTGAACTCGAAGACGCACCGCCCCGGGGTGTGCAACGCCATGGAGACGCTGCTGGTGGACGCCGCCGTGGCCGACACTTTCCTGCCCATGGTGGCCACCGCCATGCGGGCGCGCGGGGTCCACATGCGCGCCGACGCTCGTGCGCTGCCTCTGCTCGGTGAGGGCGCCGACGCCGCGAGCGAGCTGGACTGGGACACCGAGTACCTGGCCCTCGAGCTGAACGTGGCCGTCGTAGACGACCTCGACGCGGCGATCGAGCACGTGGCCCGGCACGGCAGCTTCCACACCGAAGCCATCGTCACCCGCAACCCCGAGAAGGGGAAGCGCTGGGTGCGTGAGGTGGACGCCAGCCTGGTGCTGGTCAACGCCTCCACGCGCTTCAACGACGGACACCAGCTCGGCCTCGGCGCCGAGATGGGCATCTCCACCACCAAGCTTCATGCTTACGGCCCCATGGGCCTCAACGAGCTGTGCACCACCAAGTGGGTAGGCTACGGTACCGGTCAGGTTCGACAGTGACATCCCAAGAAGAAAAACGACCCAAAGCACCTTCGAAAGCCAAGGGAGCGCTCTCCAGCACTCCTCGGCCCAGCGTCGACACCGACCACGAGCCGGAGTCGTCGCGTTCGACGGCGCTGCACATCGCGGCGGCAGGCCTCGACAAGAAGGCCCTCAACGTCGAGATCATCGACGTCCGCGGCAAGGTCGACTACGCGGACTTCGTGGTGCTCATGAGCGGCCGCAGCGATCGCCAGGTCAACGCCATCGCGCAGGGGGTCCAGCGTGACCTCCGCACGGAGCACGGCGTGCGCTGCCTCGGCGCCGAGGGCCTGCAGCAGGGCCACTGGGCGCTGCTCGACTTCGGTGACGTGGTCGTCCACGTCTTCCACCACGACATGCGGGGCTACTACGACCTCGAGGCGCTGTGGATCGACGCCGCGCGCGTGACCGTTCCGGGGGCCGAGCGCACCCGTGTGGACGGGCCGCTGGCCGCCTTCGACGAGTTCGAAGACGACGGCGTCGACGACGAGTGAGCTAGCCCGTCGGTGCGCGTACGGATCATCGCGGTCGGCAAGATCAAGGAGAAGCCCACCCAGGAGCTGCTCCGCGACTACTACGGCCGCATCGACCGCTACGCGCGCTTCGACGAGGTGGAGCTCAAGGACGGCACCGAAGAGGAGGTCACCGAGCGCTTCGAGCGGGCGCTCCCCGAGCGCTCACGCGTGGTGGCCCTCGAGGTGCTGGGCCAGCGTTGGTCGAGCGACCAGCTGGCGCAGCACCTGGGCCGCTGCGAGGGGGAGGGCGTGCAGAGCGCGGTGTTCCTGATCGGCGGGTCGTATGGGCTGCCGAAGGTGATCTCGAAGCGGGCTGACGTGCAGCTGTCGCTGTCGGCCATGACGTTGCCCCACCGCCTGGCGCGGCTGCTGCTGGCCGAGCAGGTGTATCGGGGGTTCACGATCCTGCGGAACGAGCCGTACAGCCACTGAGGGTGGGGAACCGACAAGGCTGGGCACCCCGCCGTGAAAGGGGGGCCCCAGCGTAAACCGACTCATGCGGCGAAGGTCAGCCCCGGGCGCCCCGCGGGGGGGACGCGGAAGGGCGAGCCGCGTGGGGCGCCCCGGCTCGAGCGCCGAGCCAAGAGGGGCCGCGAGGGGTGCCCGAGGGCGGGGGGGGCAGCGCGTCGCCCGCGGGGGCGCCTCGCGCCCCCGGGGGGGGGGGGGGGGGCGCGGGGGCGGCGGGGCCGGCCGGGCGGCGCGTCCGCGAGCAGACACCGCGCGCGGGTGGCCAGAGCGCGCAGCCGGTGCTCGAGCTAGTCACAGCCCCGTTAGGTCTGAGGCCTCGAGCGACCACTCGAGCCGCCACGGTCTCCGAGCGAGGCGGCAGGCGGATGTGGGCCCGTCGGGCTGCCAGGAACGGCGGGTTCTAAAACGGGAAGTCCTTGACCGCGGCAGAACGGCCGCGAACGAATCGGCCGGCGAGTGCTGCGGCTATCCGCGTCCTGACGCCGGCGATGAAGGGTCGATAGCGAAAGCGAGGGCGGCATCCGCAAGGGCCCGACTATCGCCCTTGCGTCGGCTCCGAAGTCGCAAAGGGGGGCGGCGCCGGCCCCGCCGGGGGGCCCCCCGGGGGAGACCGGGCGGGGCCGGCGCGGGGGCCGGAGTCGCGGCGGGGCCCGGCACCCCCCCAGCCCGGCCCGCAAGCACGGCGCGTGGGGACCCGCGAAGGTGGCCCGTTTCCTGGCTGCGAAGCCGCTGAGATCAGCGCTTCGAGTACTGGAACTTCTTGCGCGCGCCCGGCTGACCGGGCTTCTTGCGCTCCTTCTCACGCGCGTCACGCGTCAGGAAGCCGGCGCGCTTGAGGGCGGGGCGGAGCGTGGCTTCGCTGCCGATGAGGGCGCGCGAGATGCCGTGACGGACCGCCTGGGCCTGCGCCGCGATGCCACCGCCGTGCACGTTGATGCGCACGTCGTACTGGCCGTTGCGCTCGATCACGCCGAACGGCTGCTCGATGATCATGCGCAGGATGTCGCGCGGGAAGTAGTCTTCGAAGGTGCGACCGTTGACGGTCACGGTGCCGGTGCCGGGCGAGAGGAACACGCGGGCAACCGCGTTCTTGCGCTTGCCGGTGCCGTAGAAGCGGCCGTGGATGATCTTGGCGTTGGACATCTGCGTATCTCGGTCTCGGTTCGCGGGATCAGTAAGTGAAGGGCGTGGGCTGCTGCGCCGCGTGCGGGTGCGCCGCGCCAGCGTACACCTTCAGCTTGGTGAGCTGACGGCGGCCCAGGCTGGTCTTGGGCAGCATGCCCTTGACCACGCGCTCGACGAAGCGGTCTGGCGCGGTGGCGATCTCTTGACCGTACGTGCGCGTGGTGAGCCCGCCCGGCGTGCCGGAGTGACGGTAGTGGACCGACTTGTCGGCCTTGTTACCCGTGAGGCGCACCTTGTCTGCGTTCACGATGATGACGAAGTCACCCACGTCCGCATGGGGCGTGTAGTTCGGGCGATGCTTGCCGCGAAGAACGGTGGCCACGCGCGAGGCGAGTCGCCCGACGGGCTGGTCGGTAGCGTCCACGACGTACCACTTGCGATCGATATCGGATTCTTTGGCGCTAAGCGTGCGCATGACAAAACCTCTTCCCGACGGGAGTTCCGCACTGGGGGGCGCGTTTAGTAGCCCCCTGGGGGCAACGTGTCAAGGCGTGCGAAACCTGGCCCTTCCGAGCAGGGCTCCGCGCGGTCGTCGATGGGGGACCCGTCGACAGCGAACGGGGTCTAGCGCAGGCGGGAACCCCCCGCCAGCACAATCGCTCCCGAGCCCACGAGCCAGAGTGCGAACGAAGGCAGACGCTGCTAGGGTCGGCCCCATGAGCGCCAGCGAGCCGACCGCAAACGGGGACGCGCCCGGGACGGCCCTGGACACGGCCCGGCCGTACGAGCCGCCGTGGCTCCTGCGCTGGGTTTACAAGCGCTTCTTCACCCACATCCAGGTGGACGAGCGCTGGAGCGGGGTGGTCCGCGACGCCGCGCGCAAGGGCGTGGTGGTCTACGTCATGCGCTCGCTGTCGCTGCTGGACTTCCTCTGCCTCGACTTCCTGGTGAAGCGCTTCGGGCTCCCTTTGGTGCGCTTCGTCAACGATCTGGGGCTGTGGATCCTGGAGCCCTTCGGGAAGGGGGAGCGCCGCCTGCGCCTCCGTCGCCAGATCCCCGAGAAGCAGGCGCTCACCGAGGTGCTGCAGAGCCAGTTCAGCGCGCTGCTGTTCTTGCGGCGGCCTCCGCGCCTCGGAAGCCCCAGGCGTCGCGGCGAGGAGATGGACACCGATCTCATCCGCACCCTGATCGAGAACCAGCGCACCCTTCAGCAGCCGGTCTTCCTGGTGCCGCAGACCTTCGTCTGGACCAAGCGCCCACCCCAGGCGCGGCGCGGGCTGGTGGACGGTGTCTTCGGGACGGTGGAGTGGCCGGGGCGCGTGCGCGTGTTGCTGCAGTTCCTCTTCAACTACCGGAACGCGCTGCTGCGCTCGGGGGAGCCGTTCGATCTGCAGGCGTTCCTGGCCGAGAACCCCGAGCTCACCGACGCGGAGCTCGCCGACAAGGTGCGCTACGCCCTGCTGCGGCGCATGGAGCGCGAGCGCACGCTGGTCTTCGGGCCCACCAAGAAGACGCTCGGCCGCATCCAGGACGACCTCCTGCGCAGCCCGCGCATTCGCAAGCACATCGAGAACGAGGCGCGCGGCTCGAGCCGCAGCATCGCCAAGGTGGAGAAGGAAGCGCGCAAAGAGCTCAGCAAGCTGTGCGCCAACCAGCAGCCCTACGTGGTCGCCAAGCTGGCGCGCTTCCTCGACTGGGTCTGGAACCGCATCTACGACGGCATCGTCATCGACGAAGACGGCATCGAGCGGCTGCGCGAGAAGGCGCGCGACGGCGCCATCGTGCTGCTCCCCAGCCACAAGAGCCACGTGGACTACCTGGTGTTGAGCTCCGTGCTCTACAGCCGTCAGCTGCTGCCCCCGCTCATCGCGGCCGGTGAGAACCTGGGCTTCTTTCCGCTCGGGCCCATCTTGCGGCGCGGCGGCGCGTTCTTCATCAAGCGCAGCTTCCAGGGAAAAAAGCTCTATGCCGCGCTGGTGGACGGATACATGCGCCGGCTCCTGGTGGAGGGCTTCCCCATCGAGTTCTTCATCGAGGGTGGCCGCTCGCGCACCGGCAAGCTGCTCCCGCCCAAGTACGGCCTGCTCTCCATGGTGGTGGACGCGTCGCTGCTGCTGCGCGCGCGCAAGGTCTACTTCGTGCCCATCTCCATCGGCTACGAGCGCATCATCGAGGAGCGCTCGTTCGTGCACGAGCTGGGTGGGGGCGAGAAGCAGAAGGAGAACGTGGGCGGGCTGCTGCGCTCGTCCAACATCCTGCGCTCCAAGTACGGCCGGCTCTACGTGCACTTCGGCGAGATCCTGTCCTTCGACGATCTCTTGCACGACGCGCTGGTCGAGCCCCTGGCCGAAGAAACCGGCGAGTTCGACGCCGCCGCGATCCTCTCGGGCAGCGTGGCGCTGAAGCCGAGCTCCGCAGGTGACGTGTTGGCGCCCGACACCCCGCGCGCAGCCCGTCGCCCGGCGCGCGACCGCCAAGACCTCAGCCCGCGCGAGCGGCGCGTCATGATCCAGCGCCTGGCGCACCGCGTCACCTATCAGATCGATCGCGTCACGGTGGTGACGCCGGCCGCGCTGGTGGCCATGGCGCTCTTGGCGCACCGGCAGCGGGGGATGACCCACACCGACCTGCTGCACGCCGCCGAGAGCCTGCTGTCTGCGCTCGAGCGTCAGAACGCCCGCACGGCAGGGCAGCTGCGCGACGAGGACGGCCAGATCCGCTCGGACACCCTGCACGAGGCCGTGGAGCTCTTCCTGGACGGCAAGCTCATCCAGCGGCACGGCGAGGGTGACGAGGCCATCTACAAAATCCCCAGCGAGCGGCGCATCGCGCTCGAGTACTACAACAACAACGTCTTGCACTTCTTCGTGCCGAGCGCGCTCATCGCGGCGGCCCTCCAGCTCAGCGACGGCAAGGCCATCACCGTCCAGACCCTGCGCGAGCGCGTGCGGCAGCTGTCCAAGCTGTTCAAGTACGAGTTCAACTTCCGGGCGGACGCGTCTTTCGAGGAGATCTTCGACGACGCCCTGGCCAGCATGATGAAGTTCGGCGAGCTGGTACTCGAGGACGACCACGTGGCGGCGGCGCCGGGTCGTGCGGGGGCCATCTTGGACACGTACGCCTCGCTGCTGCGCTCCTACTTCGAGGCCTACCTGCTGGCGCTACGCAGCACCGGAATGCTGCTCGAGCGTGGTGAGGTGTCTCGCAAAGACTGGATGAAGCAGGCGCTGGCGCTCGGGCAGCGCATGTACCTCGCGGGCGAGATCGTGCGCCGCGAGAGCATCTCGAAGCCCAAGCTCGAGACGGCGCTCAAGGCTCTCAAGGACTACCAGCTGGTGAAGACCTCGGGGGAAGACCTTCAGCCAGGGCGGGTGCTCACGGACGCGGCCACCTTGCAGGCGCTCGAGAAGAAGCTGCTGCCTTTCCTGAAGTAGCCCCAATTTTGCACAGCGCTGCATCCGGACCTATCCGCGCGGGATCGGGCCTGGTACGCTCGGCTCCGTGTCGCAAAAGAACTGGACCATCGACCCCGAGACCGGGCTCTCGTTCGTTCGTTCTGGTGTCCGTGAGGTCACCACTGACCAGCTGCGCGTGGTCTTCCAGCCCATCGTCGCCGTGGACACGCGCAAGACCTTCGCGCACGAGGCGCTGGTGCGCTGCGACGTGCCCATGTTCCAGAGCCCCATCGCGCTCTTCGAGGCGGCCACCACCGAGCAGTGCGTGGGGCGCCTGGGCCGTCGGATCCGCGAGGTCACGGTGCGGGACGCCGACGGCAGCCCCATCTTCGTGAACATCCACCCCGAAGAGCTGAGCGAGCGCTGGCTGGTGCGGCCCGACGATCCCCTCTGCCTCTACGAGGGTGAGGTCTTCTTGGAGATCACCGAAGCGGCCGCCTTTGCCTACTTCGAGCTCTGTATGGACGTGCTGCGCGAGGTGCGCGACCGCATGGGGGCGCGCCTGGTCATCGACGACTTCGGGGCCGGCTACAGCAACCTGAAGCGCATCGTGGACCTGCACCCCGCCGTGGTGAAGCTCGACCGCTCGCTCATCTCCGGGCTCGACCGCGAGCGCCGTCAGCAGATCCTGGTGAAGGGCCTGGTGGACCTGTGTCGCCAGCTGGGCGCCAAGGTCGTGGCAGAGGGCGTCGAGACGGTGGGCGAGCTGCACGCCTGCATCGACTGCGGTGCGCAGTACGTCCAGGGCTACCTGCTGGCGCGGCCGGCCTACCCGCACCCCAGCGTGCGCTGGCCCGGGGCGCCGGCTCCGCTCTAGCCCGGCGCGTCCGTCATGCGTGTCGTCTCGCTGACCTGCTCCAACACCGAGATCGTCTGCGCGCTCGGCGCGGCCGACGTCCTCGTGGGCGTGGACGACCACAGCGACTACCCGGTGGAAGTGGTGGCGTCACTGGCCCGCGTGGGGCCCGACCTCAGCGTGGATGCGAAGGCCGTGGCCGCGCTGCGGCCGGACCTGGTGCTGGCCTCGCTGACTGTCCCGGGACACGAGCGCGTGCTCGAAGCGTTGCTGGCCGAGGGGCTGCCCGTGGCCGTCTTCGAGCCCAAGTCGGTGGCGGACGTCTACACCGACACGCTGCGCATCGGGGAGCTGCTCGGGCGCACCGCAGAGGCAGCCCGGCTGGTGAGCGAGATGCAGTCGGTGCTGGACGCACGCCCCGTAGCGGACTTCCATCCGCGGGTGCTGGTCGAGTGGTGGCCTCGCCCCGTCATCGTGCCCGGGGCACGCAGCTGGGTGACGCAGCAGCTGCTCGCTGCCGGCGGGGTCAACCCGATGGGCGAGCGACCCGTCGAGTCGTCTCCCATCACGGACGAAGAGGCTCGCGCGCTGCTGCCCGACGCGGTGGTCATCAGCTGGTGCGGGGTGCCGGCGGCCAAGTACCGCCCCGATGTGGTCTATCAGCGCGCGGCGTGGCGCGACCTCCCGGCGATCCGCGACCGACAGGTGCACTGCATCACCGAGGCGTTCCTGGGCCGCCCCGGGCCACGCATGGTCGACGGCGTGCGGGCCCTCGAGCGCGTGGTGCAGGGCGTGCGGGAAGCGCGTGATCAGGGAGCGGCCACGCGGTCCACCAGCAAGCGATAGGTGCCGGACACGCTCGCCCCATAGCCGTCCACCACCACGAAGTAGGTGCCGCGCGGCAGGTCCACTTCGAGCGCCGAGTGCCGCTCACCCCCGGCCGCCGCATCGCCGCGCACGTCGTCGTTGCAAGCCAGCTGGGTGGCTGGGTCCACCGAGCAAGCGCTCCGCACGTGCAGGACGCCGTCGAACGACGAGAACAGGTCCAGCTTCACGCGGGTGGGGCGCGTGACGCGCAGGGTGTACACGCGCTCCGGCGACGCGGCGGTCAGCCCGCACGAGGCCGTCAGGCCGTTGGTCGCGCCCTCGGTGGTGCCCGTGACCTCGCGACCCAGCGTGAGGGCGGTTGGCTGGGTGCAGCTGCTGGCGGTCTGCTCGGCGGTCGGCGCGGGGGCGTCGAGCGACTGGGCGAGGCGGCACGCGGGACCGGCGCCCTGCTCACACGCGGCACGGAGCTCGGAGCGCGCCAGCTCGAGGTCGGGCGGCACGATGTTGCCTTCGCCGTGGGTGCGCGCGAGGTTGAAGCAGCCCCACGGCTCCCCCAGCGAGCACGAGCGCTCGTAGAGCTGCATGGCCCGCGCGGTGTCCACGGGGATGGCGACGTCGAACTCGTACAGCGAGGCGAGGTTGTTGCAGGCGATGCCGGAGTTGGCGTCGCAGGCCCGCGTGTAGAGCTCGAGCGCGTGCGCGGCATCTCGCGCGACGCCGTTGCCCGCCGCGTAGGCCATCGCGAGGTACACGCAGCCGTCCATGGCGCCTTCGGCGCAGGCCCGCTCCAGCAGCGACGCGGCGCGCGGGATGTCCTGTTCTACGCCGCGGCCCTCGCCGAGCATGATGCCGAAGTTGGCGCACGCCTGCCCGTCGCCCAGCTCGCACGAAAGCGAGTAGAGCCGCGCGGCCTCCGCGACATCCTCGGGGCCCCCGCGACCCTGCTCGCGCAGCTCGGCCAGGCTCGCGCAGCCCTCGGCGTCATCTCCGCGGCACGCGCGGTCGTAGAGCTCGGCCGCGTGCGGCTCGTCGGCTGCCACCGCGTCGCCCGACAGGTACGCGTGGCCTGCCACGGTGCACGCGGCTTCCTGCCCGTCCATGCACTGCTGCTCTTCGCTCAGCGCGTACACGCAACGCCCGTCACGCGGCGCTTGGAAGGCCTCGCACGTGAGGGTGACCTCGGCGGGCGTCGTCGTCTCGGGAGGCGGCGCGCCGCCACAGCCCATGAGCGCGATCGCGAACCAGAGTGCCGGAGGAGTAGGGTGCTTCGAGTTCATGCGCCCTATGAAGCCCGCACTTCGGCCGCGTGACAACCCTCGTCAGACGCGAACAGGGGCGATGGCGGGCAGCATCTCGAGGTGACGCTTGAGGGCGCTCTCGTGCTGGCGAATCTGCTCGAGCCGCACGGCGGTGCGCACGTCGCGCATGACGCTGCGCGTGGCCTCGTCCACACCGGCGAGCGTCTGCAGCGTGGGCACCTTCACGCTGACGAACGCGAGCGAGCGCAGCACGGTCGTGATCTTGCTGGGGCGCGGGGCGGCCGCCGGCTCGTGGGCTGCCCCGGCGTCCTCGGCGTCGTCGTCCCGCGCGTCGCGCACGTCCACCAGCTCCCAGCTCTCGTCGCACAGGTCGCCCCAGACCGAACGGAACGCAGCCAACCGCTCGGCGCGTTTGAACTCGTCGGCGGCGCTGCGCTCTTGCTCCGCGAGAGACTGGTCACGCTGGGCGGCCGCCGCGAGACGCAGCGCGCGCACCGACTCGAGCTCCGCTTCGGTCTCGCCACGCACCAGCACCACGGCCAGGTGCGCGTCCACCGAGAGCAGCTTCGCGATGCCTTCGTAGGCCTGGTCGTTGGAGGGAATGCCAGCGCGGTCGGCGATGTGGAAGCGCGAGAGCACCCCCAGGTTCTGACAGACCTCGAAGTACAGCACGCGGAGCAGGCGCAGCTCCGCCTCGCGCGCGTCATGGTGTGTGCGCCACGCGCCCGCGAGCTTCATGGCCACGTCCAGCGCCTTGGGCGCGGCGCCCAGCATCACCGAGACGGGGTCCATCAGTAGAAGTACCGGCTGAGCGACTCGATGACGCAGCCGGGGCGGTCCTCGCCCTCGATCTCGATGGTGATCACGGTGGTGGCCTGCAGGCCCCCCTTCACCTCGATGACCTCCTTCACCTCGCCGCGGCCGCGCACGCGCGCGTTCACCTTCACCGGCGCGGGGAAGCGGATCTTGTCGCAGCCGTAGTTGACGCCCAGCTTCATGCCCTGCACCTCGATGAGCTGCGGCAGGAAGAAGTTCGACAGCGACAGCGTCAGGTATCCATGGGCGATGGTGGTGCCGAAGGGCCCTTCCTTGGCGCGCTCGGGGTCCACGTGGATCCACTGGTGATCGCCTGTGGCGTCGGCGAACTGGTTGATGCGCTCTTGGGTGATGGTCAGCCAGTCGGTGACGCCCAGGTCGGTTCCGGCGGCGCCCCGCAGGGCCTCTTGTGTCGCGAATACGGTCGGCATGGCGCGAAGGTAGCAGCGCGCGCGGGTCCTGCGAGCGGGACGTGCGCACGGGCCTGGCAACCCGGGTCGCGGCGTTGCGACGGAGGCCCTTCGCTGATAAGCCCCGCGCATGGAGTCCTCGACGCTGACCGCGCTCTCTCCCCTCGATGGCCGCTACGCCAAGAGCGTGGATGCCCTTCGTCCCTATCTCAGCGAGTTCGGGCTGATTCATCACCGGGTGCGCGTCGAGGTGCGCTGGCTCGAGTCGCTCGCCAGCAACCCGGGCATCCCCGAGGTGCCGGCGTTCTCGGCCGAGGCGCTGGCCAGCCTCGAGCGCATCGTCAGCGAGTTCAGCGAGGCCGACGCGGAGCGCGTGAAGGCCATCGAGCGCGGCACCAACCACGACGTGAAGGCGGTGGAGTACTTCCTGAAGGAGAAGATCACCGGCCAGCCCGAGCTCGAGGCGGTGACCGAGTTCCTGCACTTCGCGTGCACCTCGGAGGACATCAACAACCTCTCGCACGGCCTCATGTTGGCCGAGGCACGCCACCGCGTGCTGCTGCCGGCCATGGATGCCACCATCGGCGCCATCCGCGAGCTGGCACACCGCTACGCAGACGTGCCCATGCTGAGCCGCACGCACGGACAGCCGGCCTCGCCCACCACCCTGGGCAAAGAGCTCGCCAACGTGGTGGCGCGCCTTCGCCGGCAGCGGCACCTGGTGGCGGTGGTCCCGCTGCTCGGAAAGATCAACGGTGCGGTGGGCAACTACAACGCGCACCTCAGCGCGTACCCGACCCTGGACTGGGAGGCGCACGCGCAGGCCTTCGTCGCGCGCCTGGGCCTCGAGTGGAACGCCTACACCACGCAGATCGAGCCGCACGACTACATTGCGGAGCTCTTCGACGCGGTGGCGCGCTTCAACACCGTGCTGCTCGACTTCGACCGCGACGTGTGGGGCTACATCTCCCTCGGCTACTTCGCGCAGCGCGTGGTGGAGGGCGAGGTCGGCTCGTCCACCATGCCGCACAAGGTGAACCCCATCGACTTCGAGAACTCGGAGGGCAACCTGGGGCTCTCGAACGCCATCCTGGGCCACCTGGCCAGCAAGCTGCCCGTCTCGCGCTTCCAGCGTGACCTCACCGACAGCACGGTGCTGCGCAACCTGGGCGTTGGGCTCGCCCACGCGCTGCTCGCGTATCAGGGCACCATGAAGGGTCTCGCCAAGCTGGATGCGCGCCCGGATCGCATGGCGGCCGACCTCGACGACAACTGGGAGGTGCTGGCCGAGCCCATCCAGACCGTCATGCGCCGCTACGGCATCGAGAAGCCCTACGAGAAGCTCAAGGCGCTCACCCGCGGCAAGCGCATCACCGCGCCCGAGGTGGTCGAGTTCATCCACAGCCTGGACATCCCCGACGCAGAGAAGGCCCGCCTCGCTCTGCTCACCCCCGCCACCTACGTGGGCAACGCCGCCGATCAAGCGCGCCGCATCTGAAACGACCTTGTCAGGAGACA
This region of Sandaracinaceae bacterium genomic DNA includes:
- a CDS encoding ABC transporter substrate-binding protein, producing MRVVSLTCSNTEIVCALGAADVLVGVDDHSDYPVEVVASLARVGPDLSVDAKAVAALRPDLVLASLTVPGHERVLEALLAEGLPVAVFEPKSVADVYTDTLRIGELLGRTAEAARLVSEMQSVLDARPVADFHPRVLVEWWPRPVIVPGARSWVTQQLLAAGGVNPMGERPVESSPITDEEARALLPDAVVISWCGVPAAKYRPDVVYQRAAWRDLPAIRDRQVHCITEAFLGRPGPRMVDGVRALERVVQGVREARDQGAATRSTSKR
- the purB gene encoding adenylosuccinate lyase, with translation MESSTLTALSPLDGRYAKSVDALRPYLSEFGLIHHRVRVEVRWLESLASNPGIPEVPAFSAEALASLERIVSEFSEADAERVKAIERGTNHDVKAVEYFLKEKITGQPELEAVTEFLHFACTSEDINNLSHGLMLAEARHRVLLPAMDATIGAIRELAHRYADVPMLSRTHGQPASPTTLGKELANVVARLRRQRHLVAVVPLLGKINGAVGNYNAHLSAYPTLDWEAHAQAFVARLGLEWNAYTTQIEPHDYIAELFDAVARFNTVLLDFDRDVWGYISLGYFAQRVVEGEVGSSTMPHKVNPIDFENSEGNLGLSNAILGHLASKLPVSRFQRDLTDSTVLRNLGVGLAHALLAYQGTMKGLAKLDARPDRMAADLDDNWEVLAEPIQTVMRRYGIEKPYEKLKALTRGKRITAPEVVEFIHSLDIPDAEKARLALLTPATYVGNAADQARRI
- a CDS encoding sel1 repeat family protein, producing the protein MNSKHPTPPALWFAIALMGCGGAPPPETTTPAEVTLTCEAFQAPRDGRCVYALSEEQQCMDGQEAACTVAGHAYLSGDAVAADEPHAAELYDRACRGDDAEGCASLAELREQGRGGPEDVAEAARLYSLSCELGDGQACANFGIMLGEGRGVEQDIPRAASLLERACAEGAMDGCVYLAMAYAAGNGVARDAAHALELYTRACDANSGIACNNLASLYEFDVAIPVDTARAMQLYERSCSLGEPWGCFNLARTHGEGNIVPPDLELARSELRAACEQGAGPACRLAQSLDAPAPTAEQTASSCTQPTALTLGREVTGTTEGATNGLTASCGLTAASPERVYTLRVTRPTRVKLDLFSSFDGVLHVRSACSVDPATQLACNDDVRGDAAAGGERHSALEVDLPRGTYFVVVDGYGASVSGTYRLLVDRVAAP
- a CDS encoding MaoC family dehydratase; the protein is MPTVFATQEALRGAAGTDLGVTDWLTITQERINQFADATGDHQWIHVDPERAKEGPFGTTIAHGYLTLSLSNFFLPQLIEVQGMKLGVNYGCDKIRFPAPVKVNARVRGRGEVKEVIEVKGGLQATTVITIEIEGEDRPGCVIESLSRYFY